A portion of the Pseudomonas protegens CHA0 genome contains these proteins:
- a CDS encoding ATP-binding protein → MRLLPRPLFFILILWLALPVFAQDRVKIRARQPLDFLDIRPSIDEQTWLRNKEALLVGIVSGDLPPYREINQRHELEGIGADYLGALQRELAIPVEVRTYPNTDAAYHALRRGEVDLVDSATQVEAEDYQVRLSPSYAVTELALYAESGDLRDYRANISRTRIAATRGMALELYLRTGGRGLIQLYDSPRAAMGSVLDGDADIYLGDSLSTGYLSSQLFSDQLVISHSARLPEIRVGFAVARDNTHLQQLLERALGGIKRCQVISALQMWGGTGNCDSNSFRERLDADQRLWLEHAPPVRLVISDDLAPYAFFNSRGLFNGIASDLLDLIRRKSGLRFEVSRVGSLKQVDTRLREGRADLSILARANPRRASYLYTRPIVTTPYVIVRKTDAPPLAPLNRDSIGSVALASGYLQSEDLRERYPRLWVQQTSTVAEALNRVRQGKADFTLAPANLANYYLSFRLQNSLKIHGMMQGQEARIAFAAPQSQQQLIAIIDQAMAEISPQEYLQVLGRWRASGSTDDSYWKGVTAFTWKILGGLGLMLMLAAWWILSQRRRIIRKRLDLLQRQLILDQLRDAKEAAEHASRSKTVFLTTMSHEIRTPLSAIVGMLELVLTRDNDRELNTRSVHIAYESAQNLLALIGHILDISRIESGRLTLRPEAASLKDLIESVANVFDGLARQKHLDIHLQFDAWATAQVWIDGLKFKQIISNLLSNAIKFTEQGEIHIRCVGQVKDQHFLDFHVEVIDTGPGIPASQIQKIFTPFFEVDSVVSNPNAGSGLGLSISHSLTQLMNGSLQVQSELGVGTRMTFKACFQRVADERSSATDSAEQAVLNSTDQPLCVLIVEDHLPSQYLLNQQINYLGHEALIAYNGLEGLAMWQEHDVDIIITDCNMPQMSGHEMSQAIRRMEGQMGVRPCTIIGLTASAQLEELERCLASGMDSALTKPISLAGLNRLIPKLSLTPPQAQSAVPSLNGDIHAALAEHVINSNNEELQALSKALASGNRQALKAIAHKLKGTAYLLNTQGLLELCVSLEELVAEAAQEQQLSSAVARLDQALRDLNQSLQVY, encoded by the coding sequence GTGAGGTTACTGCCACGTCCGCTGTTTTTCATACTGATATTGTGGTTGGCCCTGCCGGTATTCGCGCAGGACAGGGTGAAGATCCGTGCCCGCCAGCCGCTGGACTTCCTCGATATTCGCCCCAGCATCGATGAACAGACCTGGCTGCGTAACAAAGAGGCCCTGTTGGTCGGCATCGTCAGTGGCGACCTGCCCCCCTACCGGGAAATCAATCAGCGCCATGAACTCGAAGGCATAGGAGCGGACTATCTGGGGGCCTTGCAGCGCGAGCTGGCGATCCCCGTGGAAGTCCGCACCTACCCCAATACGGATGCCGCCTATCACGCCTTGCGCAGGGGCGAGGTCGATCTGGTAGACAGCGCTACCCAGGTGGAAGCAGAGGATTACCAGGTCCGGCTGAGCCCAAGCTACGCGGTCACCGAACTGGCCCTGTATGCCGAGAGCGGTGATCTGCGGGACTACCGCGCGAACATCTCCAGGACACGGATCGCCGCCACCCGCGGCATGGCCCTGGAGCTCTATCTGCGCACCGGTGGACGGGGCCTGATCCAGCTGTACGATTCCCCCCGCGCCGCCATGGGCTCGGTACTCGATGGCGACGCAGACATCTACCTGGGGGACTCGCTGTCTACCGGCTATCTATCCAGCCAATTGTTCAGCGACCAGTTGGTGATCAGCCACAGTGCACGGTTGCCGGAAATCCGGGTCGGGTTTGCCGTGGCCCGTGACAATACCCACCTGCAACAGTTGCTCGAGCGAGCCCTGGGCGGCATCAAGCGCTGCCAGGTGATATCGGCGCTGCAGATGTGGGGCGGTACGGGTAACTGCGACTCCAACAGTTTTCGCGAACGCCTGGACGCCGATCAGCGTCTCTGGCTGGAGCATGCACCGCCGGTGCGGCTGGTGATCAGCGACGACCTGGCGCCCTATGCGTTTTTCAACAGCCGCGGGCTGTTCAACGGCATCGCTTCGGACCTTCTGGACCTCATCCGACGCAAGAGCGGGCTGCGCTTCGAGGTCTCCCGGGTCGGCTCGCTCAAGCAGGTCGACACCCGCCTGCGCGAAGGCCGTGCAGACCTCAGCATACTGGCCCGCGCCAACCCCAGGCGTGCGTCCTACCTGTACACCCGGCCCATCGTCACTACGCCCTATGTGATTGTGCGCAAGACCGACGCACCGCCCCTGGCACCGCTGAACCGCGACTCCATCGGCTCCGTGGCGCTCGCCTCCGGCTACCTGCAGAGCGAGGACCTGCGCGAGCGCTATCCACGGCTATGGGTCCAGCAGACATCCACCGTTGCCGAGGCCCTCAACCGGGTGCGCCAAGGCAAGGCGGACTTCACCCTGGCACCAGCCAACCTGGCCAACTACTACCTGTCCTTCAGGCTCCAGAACAGCCTGAAGATTCACGGCATGATGCAAGGCCAGGAAGCCCGGATCGCCTTCGCCGCACCGCAAAGCCAGCAGCAACTGATCGCCATCATCGACCAGGCCATGGCCGAGATCAGCCCTCAGGAATACCTGCAGGTCCTGGGTCGCTGGCGCGCCAGCGGCAGCACCGACGACAGCTACTGGAAAGGTGTGACGGCCTTCACCTGGAAAATCCTGGGCGGCCTGGGCCTGATGCTGATGCTGGCGGCCTGGTGGATTCTGAGCCAGCGACGACGGATCATTCGCAAGCGCCTGGACCTGCTGCAGCGCCAGTTGATCCTCGACCAGTTGCGCGATGCCAAAGAAGCCGCCGAGCATGCCAGCCGCAGCAAGACCGTGTTCCTGACCACCATGAGCCATGAGATCCGTACCCCCCTGAGCGCCATCGTCGGCATGCTGGAGCTGGTGCTGACCCGTGACAACGACCGCGAACTCAATACCCGTTCCGTGCATATCGCCTACGAGTCGGCGCAGAACCTGCTGGCGCTGATCGGCCATATCCTGGATATCTCGCGGATCGAATCCGGGCGCCTGACCCTGCGCCCGGAAGCCGCCAGCCTCAAGGACCTGATCGAATCGGTGGCCAATGTCTTCGATGGCCTGGCCCGCCAGAAGCACCTGGACATCCACCTGCAGTTCGATGCCTGGGCCACCGCGCAAGTGTGGATCGATGGCCTGAAGTTCAAGCAGATCATCTCCAACCTGCTGAGTAACGCGATCAAGTTCACCGAACAGGGCGAGATCCATATCCGTTGCGTGGGCCAGGTGAAAGATCAACACTTTCTCGACTTCCATGTCGAAGTGATCGACACCGGCCCGGGCATTCCGGCTTCGCAGATCCAGAAGATCTTCACCCCGTTCTTCGAGGTCGACAGCGTGGTCAGCAACCCCAACGCCGGGTCGGGGCTGGGCCTGTCCATCAGTCATTCGCTGACCCAGTTGATGAACGGCAGCCTGCAAGTCCAGAGCGAACTTGGCGTAGGTACCCGCATGACCTTCAAGGCCTGTTTTCAGCGCGTTGCCGACGAGCGCAGCAGCGCCACCGACAGCGCGGAACAAGCGGTGCTCAACAGCACCGACCAGCCCCTGTGCGTGTTGATCGTCGAAGACCACCTGCCCAGCCAGTACCTGCTCAACCAGCAGATCAACTACCTGGGACACGAGGCCCTGATCGCCTACAACGGCCTGGAAGGCCTGGCCATGTGGCAGGAGCATGACGTGGATATCATCATCACCGACTGCAACATGCCGCAGATGAGCGGCCATGAGATGAGCCAGGCGATCCGGCGCATGGAGGGCCAGATGGGGGTGCGCCCCTGCACCATCATCGGCCTGACCGCCAGCGCCCAGCTTGAGGAACTGGAACGCTGCCTGGCTTCGGGCATGGACAGTGCCCTGACCAAGCCGATCAGCCTTGCCGGGCTGAACCGCCTGATCCCCAAGCTGAGCCTGACGCCCCCCCAGGCGCAGAGCGCGGTGCCGTCGTTGAACGGCGACATCCACGCCGCTCTGGCCGAGCACGTGATCAACAGCAACAACGAGGAACTGCAGGCCTTGAGCAAGGCCCTGGCCAGTGGCAATCGCCAGGCCCTGAAAGCCATCGCCCACAAGCTCAAGGGCACGGCCTACCTGCTCAATACCCAAGGTTTGCTGGAGCTGTGCGTCAGCCTGGAAGAGCTGGTGGCCGAGGCGGCCCAGGAGCAGCAATTGTCCAGCGCCGTGGCCCGGCTGGATCAGGCCCTGCGCGACCTCAACCAGTCATTGCAAGTGTACTGA
- a CDS encoding PLDc N-terminal domain-containing protein has product MQVQYLLIVLAVIVLLAEIWAIRSLLRSGARAENKGLWIVVIIFVPLLGLLLWLMVGPKALNRDAPAERGRS; this is encoded by the coding sequence ATGCAAGTGCAATACCTGTTGATCGTACTGGCCGTGATCGTGCTGCTGGCCGAGATCTGGGCCATCAGAAGCCTGCTGCGCAGCGGTGCGCGGGCAGAAAACAAGGGGCTGTGGATCGTGGTGATCATCTTCGTGCCGCTGTTGGGGCTGTTGCTATGGCTGATGGTCGGCCCCAAGGCCCTGAACCGGGACGCGCCGGCCGAGCGCGGCAGAAGCTGA
- a CDS encoding response regulator transcription factor, which produces MSKSVLIVDDHPVVCEAIRKTLETQGYTIVGETADGISALNMILSLRPDIVILDVSLEKMDGLTVLKRIAQANLDVRVLVFTAQSVDTYAMRCLQAGASGFVSKNEPLTKLLKAVDTIVEGYVFFPKKSMPFSDGGRGKHSSDVLAALTNRELEVLKLLAEGLTNLEIAEKLHLSNKTVSGHKINILSKLGVTSVVDLVNIARQNELV; this is translated from the coding sequence ATGAGTAAAAGTGTACTGATCGTCGATGATCACCCGGTCGTCTGTGAGGCGATTCGCAAAACCCTGGAGACCCAGGGCTACACCATTGTTGGCGAAACGGCCGACGGTATCAGCGCTCTGAACATGATCCTGTCGCTGAGGCCCGACATCGTGATCCTGGACGTCAGCCTGGAGAAAATGGACGGCCTTACGGTGCTCAAGCGCATCGCCCAGGCGAACCTGGATGTGCGGGTGCTGGTGTTCACCGCCCAGTCCGTCGACACCTATGCCATGCGCTGCCTGCAGGCCGGAGCCAGTGGTTTCGTGAGCAAGAACGAACCCCTGACCAAACTGCTCAAGGCAGTGGACACTATCGTCGAGGGCTATGTTTTCTTCCCAAAGAAGTCGATGCCGTTCAGCGATGGCGGCCGCGGCAAACACAGCAGCGACGTCCTGGCGGCGCTGACCAATCGCGAACTGGAAGTCCTCAAGCTGCTCGCTGAGGGTCTGACCAATCTTGAGATCGCCGAGAAACTGCACCTGAGCAACAAGACCGTCAGCGGCCACAAGATCAATATCTTGAGCAAGCTTGGGGTCACTTCGGTGGTGGATCTGGTGAACATCGCCAGGCAGAACGAACTGGTCTGA
- a CDS encoding response regulator transcription factor, which yields MSLVVNKPLRIAVLDDHALIRMAMQLQLQSVADFQLVGLYASSGELISALRDTELDLLVLDYQLQECDLDGLRLIRLLRNKYPHLLILVSSATETPFFVKQIIDIGANGFLGKSQSLDDLIPAIRTVASKRLYLSPLLAFAVQHPPIGPAAEPGSPPLTSLETLSPKENEVLRCFLDGLRISQIASKFSRSIKTISGQKQAAFRKLGIRTDAELFKVQRKLDLHIASREPAEDAFHDEASEPTLPPTRSTI from the coding sequence ATGTCACTTGTCGTTAACAAGCCCTTGCGCATCGCAGTGCTGGACGATCACGCATTGATTCGCATGGCAATGCAGCTACAGCTGCAGAGCGTGGCGGATTTCCAGCTGGTGGGTTTGTATGCCAGCAGCGGCGAGCTGATCTCGGCTCTGCGTGATACCGAACTGGACCTGCTGGTGCTCGATTACCAGCTGCAGGAATGCGACCTGGATGGCCTGCGCCTGATCCGCCTGTTGCGCAATAAATACCCGCACTTGCTGATCCTGGTGTCCTCAGCCACCGAGACGCCGTTTTTCGTCAAGCAGATCATCGATATCGGAGCCAATGGCTTTCTCGGCAAATCACAATCCCTGGACGACCTGATTCCGGCCATCCGCACGGTAGCCAGCAAGCGGCTCTATCTGTCGCCGTTGCTGGCTTTCGCCGTGCAGCACCCGCCAATCGGCCCCGCCGCCGAGCCGGGCAGCCCGCCATTGACCAGCCTTGAGACCCTGTCCCCCAAGGAGAACGAAGTCTTGCGCTGCTTTCTGGATGGCCTGCGGATCTCGCAGATCGCCAGCAAGTTTTCCCGCAGCATCAAGACCATCAGCGGGCAGAAGCAGGCCGCGTTCAGAAAGCTGGGGATCCGCACCGACGCCGAGCTGTTCAAGGTGCAGCGCAAGCTGGACCTGCATATTGCTTCCCGCGAGCCGGCAGAGGACGCCTTTCATGATGAGGCCAGCGAGCCGACGCTGCCGCCGACCCGCAGCACCATCTAG
- a CDS encoding glutamine synthetase family protein produces the protein MNAPFDQLSSWLKDHKITEVECVVSDLTGIARGKIAPTNKFLHERGMRLPESVLLQTVTGDFVDDDLYYELLDPADIDMVCRPDSSSIYLVPWAIEPTAIVIHDTFDKFGNPIELSPRNVLKKVLQLYTDKGWKPIVAPEMEFYLTQRCEDPDLPLKAPLGRSGRAESGRQSFSIDAANEFDPLFEDVYDWCEAQGLDLDTLIHEDGPAQMEINFRHGDALDLADQITVFKRTLREAALKHNVTATFMAKPVADEPGSAMHLHQSVVDIDTGKPIFVDANGEKSKLFLHHIGGLQKYIPKLLPMFAPNVNSFRRFLPDTSAPVNVEWGEENRTVGLRVPTASPDAMRVENRLPGADANPYLAIAASLLCGYLGMVEGIEPSAAVEGRAYERRNLRLPITIEDALAHMEDCPTIEQYLGRKFVRGYVAVKRAEHENFKRVISSWEREFLLLSV, from the coding sequence ATGAACGCCCCTTTCGATCAGCTTTCCTCCTGGCTGAAAGATCACAAGATTACCGAAGTAGAGTGCGTGGTCAGCGACCTGACCGGCATTGCCCGCGGCAAGATCGCACCCACCAACAAGTTCCTGCATGAGCGAGGCATGCGCCTGCCGGAAAGTGTCCTGCTGCAAACGGTAACCGGGGATTTTGTCGACGACGACCTGTACTACGAACTGCTGGACCCGGCCGATATCGACATGGTCTGCCGCCCCGACTCGTCATCGATCTACCTGGTGCCCTGGGCCATCGAACCCACCGCCATCGTCATCCACGACACCTTCGACAAATTCGGCAACCCCATCGAACTGTCGCCGCGCAACGTGTTGAAGAAAGTGCTGCAGCTGTACACCGACAAGGGCTGGAAGCCGATCGTCGCCCCGGAAATGGAGTTCTACCTGACCCAGCGCTGCGAAGACCCGGACCTGCCGCTCAAGGCTCCCCTGGGCCGCTCCGGCCGAGCGGAAAGCGGTCGCCAGTCGTTCTCCATCGATGCCGCCAACGAATTCGACCCGCTGTTCGAAGATGTCTACGACTGGTGCGAAGCCCAGGGCCTGGACCTGGACACGCTGATCCACGAAGACGGCCCGGCGCAGATGGAAATCAACTTCCGCCACGGCGACGCCCTGGACCTGGCGGACCAGATCACCGTGTTCAAGCGCACCCTGCGCGAGGCGGCGCTCAAGCACAACGTCACCGCCACCTTCATGGCCAAGCCGGTGGCCGACGAGCCCGGCAGCGCCATGCACCTGCACCAGAGCGTGGTGGACATCGACACCGGCAAGCCGATCTTCGTCGATGCCAACGGTGAGAAAAGCAAGCTGTTCCTGCACCACATCGGCGGCCTGCAGAAGTACATCCCCAAATTGCTGCCGATGTTCGCCCCCAACGTCAACTCGTTCCGCCGCTTCCTGCCGGACACCTCGGCCCCGGTGAACGTCGAATGGGGTGAGGAAAACCGCACCGTGGGCCTGCGGGTTCCGACCGCAAGCCCCGACGCCATGCGCGTGGAAAACCGCCTGCCCGGCGCCGACGCCAACCCCTACCTGGCCATTGCCGCCAGCCTGCTGTGCGGCTACCTGGGCATGGTCGAGGGCATCGAGCCCAGCGCCGCGGTGGAAGGCCGGGCCTACGAGCGGCGCAACCTGCGCCTGCCGATCACCATCGAGGACGCCCTGGCACACATGGAGGACTGCCCGACCATCGAGCAGTACCTGGGGCGCAAGTTCGTGCGCGGCTACGTGGCGGTCAAGCGTGCCGAACACGAGAACTTCAAGCGCGTGATCAGCTCCTGGGAACGCGAGTTCCTGCTGCTCAGCGTCTGA
- a CDS encoding peptidase U32 family protein, protein MSLPKHHLELLSPARDVSIAREAILHGADAVYIGGPSFGARHNASNEVGEIAQLVEFARRYHARVFTTLNTILHDNELEPARKLIHQLYDAGVDALIVQDLGVMELDIPPIELHASTQTDIRTLERAKFLDQAGFSQLVLARELNLKEISAIAAETDAAIEFFIHGALCVAFSGQCNISHAQTGRSANRGDCSQACRLPYTLKDEHGGVIAYEKHLLSMKDNNQSANIRALVEAGVRSFKIEGRYKDMAYVKNITAYYRQRLDAVLEDRPDLARASSGRTAHFFVPDPDKTFHRGSTDYFVSERKIDIGAFDSPTFTGLPVGTVEKVGKRDLQVVTFEPLSNGDGLNLLVKREVVGFRANIAEARGEFEEDGEKRYRYRVEPNEMPEALSRLRPNHPLSRNLDHNWQQALTRTSAERRIGLSWLARLSEARLELTATSEEGISASVALDGPFGVANKPEKALGQLQDLLGQLGTTHYHATSIKLDAPQAYFIPNSQLKALRREVIEALDAARIDAHPRGSRKAESSPPPVYPESHLSFLANVYNQKARDFYHRHGVQLIDAAFEAHEEHGDVPVMITKHCLRFSFNLCPKQAKGVTGVRTKVAPMQLVHGDEVLTLKFDCKPCEMHVVGKIKGHILDLPLPGSAAEAVVGHISPEDLLKTIPRAPH, encoded by the coding sequence ATGTCCTTGCCCAAACATCACCTGGAACTGCTCAGCCCTGCCCGCGATGTGAGCATCGCCCGCGAAGCCATCCTGCATGGCGCCGATGCGGTGTACATCGGCGGCCCGAGCTTCGGCGCCCGCCACAACGCCAGCAACGAGGTGGGCGAGATCGCCCAGTTGGTGGAGTTCGCCCGCCGCTATCACGCCCGGGTGTTCACCACCCTCAACACCATCCTCCACGACAACGAGCTGGAACCGGCGCGCAAGCTGATCCACCAGCTGTATGACGCGGGGGTCGATGCGCTGATCGTCCAGGACCTGGGGGTGATGGAGCTGGATATTCCGCCCATCGAGCTGCACGCCAGCACCCAGACCGACATCCGCACCCTGGAGCGGGCGAAGTTCCTCGACCAGGCTGGTTTCTCCCAGCTGGTCCTGGCCCGCGAGCTGAACCTCAAGGAAATCAGTGCCATCGCCGCTGAAACCGATGCCGCCATCGAGTTCTTCATTCACGGCGCTTTGTGCGTGGCCTTCTCCGGCCAATGCAACATTTCCCACGCCCAGACCGGCCGCAGCGCCAACCGTGGCGACTGCTCCCAGGCCTGCCGCCTGCCCTACACCCTGAAAGACGAGCACGGCGGCGTGATCGCCTATGAAAAGCACCTGCTGTCGATGAAGGACAACAACCAGAGCGCCAACATCCGCGCCCTGGTGGAAGCCGGCGTGCGCTCGTTCAAGATCGAGGGGCGCTACAAGGACATGGCCTATGTGAAGAACATCACGGCCTACTACCGCCAGCGCCTGGACGCGGTTCTGGAAGATCGCCCCGACCTGGCTCGCGCCTCCAGCGGCCGTACCGCGCATTTCTTCGTGCCCGACCCGGACAAGACGTTCCACCGCGGCAGCACCGACTACTTTGTCAGCGAGCGCAAGATCGACATCGGCGCCTTCGACTCGCCGACTTTCACCGGGCTGCCGGTAGGCACCGTGGAAAAGGTCGGCAAGCGCGACCTGCAGGTGGTGACCTTCGAGCCGTTGTCCAATGGCGATGGCCTGAACCTGCTGGTCAAGCGTGAGGTGGTGGGTTTCCGCGCCAACATCGCCGAGGCCCGTGGCGAGTTCGAAGAAGATGGCGAGAAACGCTACCGCTATCGGGTCGAACCCAACGAGATGCCCGAAGCCCTGAGCCGTCTGCGGCCCAACCACCCCCTGAGCCGCAACCTCGACCACAACTGGCAGCAAGCCTTGACCCGCACTTCCGCCGAGCGGCGCATCGGCCTGTCCTGGCTGGCACGCCTGAGCGAAGCACGGCTGGAACTGACCGCCACCAGCGAGGAAGGCATCAGCGCCAGCGTCGCCCTGGATGGCCCGTTCGGCGTGGCCAACAAGCCGGAAAAGGCCCTGGGGCAACTGCAGGATCTGCTGGGCCAGCTGGGCACCACCCATTACCACGCCACCAGCATCAAGCTGGACGCGCCCCAGGCTTACTTCATCCCCAACTCCCAGCTCAAGGCCCTGCGCCGGGAAGTCATCGAAGCCCTGGACGCCGCACGCATCGATGCCCACCCACGGGGCTCGCGCAAGGCCGAAAGCAGCCCGCCGCCGGTCTACCCGGAATCGCACCTGTCATTCCTGGCCAACGTCTACAACCAGAAGGCCCGGGATTTCTACCACCGTCACGGGGTGCAACTGATCGACGCGGCCTTCGAGGCCCATGAAGAGCACGGCGACGTGCCGGTGATGATCACCAAGCACTGCCTGCGCTTCTCCTTCAACCTGTGCCCCAAGCAGGCCAAGGGCGTGACTGGCGTGCGCACCAAGGTGGCACCGATGCAACTGGTACACGGCGATGAAGTGCTGACCCTGAAATTTGACTGCAAGCCGTGCGAAATGCATGTGGTGGGCAAGATCAAGGGTCATATCCTCGACCTGCCGCTACCGGGCAGCGCCGCCGAGGCCGTGGTCGGCCATATCAGCCCCGAAGACCTGCTCAAGACCATTCCCCGCGCTCCGCACTGA
- a CDS encoding peptidoglycan DD-metalloendopeptidase family protein: MFARLLFIALLLTLSACSSSPSNSGPLKAGEYRVKRGDTLYSIASRNGTNWKEVARLNGLKAPYTVEVGQVLRVGGAARATRVVSSKSRTTASKGRTAPPAPAPMPKVTLKGWSWPLRGVLIGRFSPTGKLNQGIRIATTQGQPIHATLGGKVAFAGYMRGYGNLMILQHGPSYTSTYAYNSRLLVKEGQMVIKGQKIAEAGSQDTDRAQLYFEIRANGVPVDPLRLLPPG, from the coding sequence GTGTTCGCAAGATTGCTTTTCATCGCATTGCTCCTGACCCTGTCAGCCTGCAGCTCCAGCCCTTCCAACTCCGGCCCCCTCAAGGCCGGCGAGTACCGGGTCAAGCGCGGCGACACGCTGTATTCCATTGCCAGCCGCAACGGCACCAACTGGAAGGAGGTGGCGCGGCTCAACGGCCTCAAGGCGCCTTATACCGTGGAGGTCGGCCAGGTGTTGCGGGTAGGCGGCGCGGCCAGGGCCACCCGGGTGGTCAGCAGCAAGTCGCGAACCACCGCCAGCAAGGGCCGAACAGCGCCCCCGGCCCCTGCCCCCATGCCCAAGGTCACCCTCAAGGGCTGGAGCTGGCCGTTGCGCGGAGTGCTGATCGGGCGCTTCTCCCCCACCGGCAAGCTCAACCAGGGCATCCGCATCGCCACCACCCAGGGCCAGCCGATCCACGCCACCCTGGGCGGCAAGGTGGCGTTCGCCGGCTACATGCGCGGTTACGGCAACCTGATGATTCTCCAGCACGGCCCCTCCTACACCAGCACCTACGCCTACAACAGCCGGCTGCTGGTCAAGGAAGGGCAGATGGTGATCAAGGGCCAGAAGATCGCCGAAGCCGGTTCCCAGGACACCGACCGCGCCCAGCTTTACTTCGAGATCCGCGCCAACGGCGTGCCGGTGGATCCGCTGCGCTTGCTGCCGCCGGGCTGA
- a CDS encoding RidA family protein: MANQDLSFTPDPDADSISSDVVGFNGILVSTQIPTRADGSLELGDITLQSECTLQALKVALERAGSSMDRVMHLTIYLTDMADRAAFNAVYQRFFAKPWPVRAAVGVAALAVEGMRVEVTAMAAKA; the protein is encoded by the coding sequence ATGGCCAACCAAGACCTGAGCTTCACCCCCGACCCGGACGCCGATTCCATTTCCTCCGACGTGGTCGGTTTCAACGGCATCCTGGTCTCCACCCAGATCCCCACCCGCGCCGACGGCAGCCTGGAACTGGGGGACATCACCCTGCAGAGCGAATGCACGCTGCAGGCGCTGAAAGTGGCCCTGGAGCGCGCCGGCAGTTCCATGGACCGGGTCATGCACCTGACCATCTACCTCACCGACATGGCCGATCGTGCGGCATTCAATGCGGTCTACCAGCGTTTCTTCGCCAAGCCCTGGCCGGTACGTGCCGCGGTGGGCGTGGCCGCCCTGGCGGTGGAAGGCATGCGCGTGGAAGTCACGGCAATGGCCGCAAAGGCCTGA
- a CDS encoding helix-turn-helix domain-containing protein produces the protein MTASNPLQVQAFNTFDVADQIRATPGWVQHYQQMSPGHFNGLVRYLDLQGVEIYEECMNTRVEQNFSAPQGALAFCFDRSDNALYVLNGESRNIWITPENYQEVAVVFGPEFVRGHGLGVERLDGLFMAPLNSQQNALFCRWLSSTLTRLSQTLDPPSREALTQQLLEDCLYILDNACVRLDRGGLQRRSEERGIMQRVAQWAADVPEETLNLLELSQVAGVSLRQLQSAFKAFTGMAPSQWLRLRRLNSAHRELLSRGSTETTVAEVAMHWSFWHLGRFSSSYRALFKELPSQTLKRSAVARR, from the coding sequence ATGACAGCGTCCAATCCGCTTCAGGTCCAAGCGTTCAACACCTTCGATGTCGCCGATCAGATCCGTGCCACCCCGGGTTGGGTCCAGCATTACCAGCAGATGTCCCCTGGCCATTTCAACGGCCTGGTGCGCTACCTGGACCTGCAGGGCGTGGAGATCTACGAGGAATGCATGAATACCCGGGTCGAGCAGAATTTCAGTGCCCCCCAAGGCGCCCTGGCGTTCTGTTTCGACCGCAGCGACAACGCGCTGTACGTGCTCAATGGCGAGAGCCGCAATATCTGGATCACCCCGGAGAACTACCAGGAAGTGGCGGTGGTGTTCGGCCCCGAGTTCGTCCGCGGCCACGGCCTGGGTGTGGAGCGCCTCGACGGGCTGTTCATGGCGCCCCTCAACAGCCAGCAGAACGCCTTGTTCTGCCGCTGGCTGAGTTCGACCCTGACCCGCCTGTCCCAGACCCTCGACCCGCCCAGCCGCGAAGCCCTGACCCAGCAACTCCTGGAGGACTGCCTGTACATCCTCGACAACGCCTGCGTGCGCCTGGACCGCGGCGGCCTGCAACGGCGCAGCGAGGAGCGGGGGATCATGCAACGGGTAGCGCAGTGGGCCGCCGACGTGCCCGAGGAAACCCTCAACCTGCTGGAGCTGTCCCAGGTAGCCGGAGTGTCCCTGCGCCAGTTGCAGAGTGCGTTCAAGGCCTTTACCGGGATGGCCCCCAGCCAATGGCTGCGCCTGCGTCGGCTCAACAGCGCGCACCGCGAACTGCTCAGCCGAGGGTCGACTGAGACCACGGTGGCCGAGGTGGCGATGCACTGGTCGTTCTGGCACCTGGGGCGGTTTTCCAGCAGTTACCGGGCGCTGTTCAAGGAGCTGCCGAGCCAGACCTTGAAACGCAGTGCCGTGGCGCGTCGCTAG
- a CDS encoding response regulator transcription factor, producing MLKLRVGVLEQHNIVRHGLFKHLSGQSVLCLSEFFNFADMLEALEQNQLDVLMIGHLMDRDPVHLVRNLITRYPNLKILVLLNRPDPVIASQLQAVGAHGVMAKTQSLPDYADALRSLARGERYAMLSDGRASMEKPLYDA from the coding sequence ATGTTGAAGTTAAGGGTAGGGGTACTGGAGCAACATAATATTGTCCGCCACGGCCTGTTCAAGCATCTGTCCGGGCAGTCGGTTCTGTGCCTGAGCGAGTTCTTCAATTTCGCCGACATGTTGGAGGCCCTGGAACAAAACCAACTGGACGTGCTGATGATCGGCCACCTGATGGATCGCGACCCGGTTCATCTGGTACGAAACTTGATCACCCGCTACCCCAATCTGAAAATTCTCGTGCTGCTGAACCGTCCCGACCCTGTAATTGCCTCGCAGCTACAGGCCGTGGGCGCGCATGGGGTGATGGCCAAGACGCAATCTTTGCCGGACTACGCTGATGCGCTGCGAAGCCTGGCCCGTGGCGAGCGCTATGCCATGCTCAGCGATGGCCGGGCAAGCATGGAAAAGCCACTCTACGACGCCTAG